A window of Desulfatibacillum aliphaticivorans DSM 15576 contains these coding sequences:
- a CDS encoding ATP-binding protein: protein MLFRKKSRDMDEWAPMPPLVVASASLILLAAVVAMTVRDINRQRHHMSYILSEKGAAIIRAVEAGARTGLMGMRWGGNQVQTLLEEAAGHPDILYIGIVDKDGKILAHSNSSKIGQTVPNRFSRDALKTTTSGLWRIVGVEKKVKAFEVYRAFCPLAGQGKIRGRGMTMHVDPNTGQARMDWCFSSKGDSSDQIIFVGLNMAPFENERSVDMRNTLLMAGLICLMGLGGFLALYWAQSYQVARRMLQDTSAFAKEVVTSLPVGLIAMDAAGRVAFFNHSAEIITGLSRMKTLGRDAKKIFSEHMEGLVYLLEPGISVTEQEIECEIKGKGVFPLSVSSSDILGEQGHYVSRIVILRDLREVRDLQEQVRRQEKLSAIGELAAGVAHEIRNPLSSIKGLATYFSQKFDKGSDDEEIAQGMAREVDRLNRVVSQLLDFARPSDLTLRPMDINELIPHSLKLVKQDALTRNINIISQPGGKPAFAMADADRLTQCLLNLYLNAMAAMNKGGVLTVRTAVEDSGDVRVEVEDTGKGIPSQDLNRIFDPYYTTKASGTGLGLAIVHKILEGHHARIKVESRPGQGTLVSMFIPGAKNAQDPKAKSGQK, encoded by the coding sequence ATGCTGTTTAGAAAAAAATCGCGAGACATGGACGAATGGGCCCCCATGCCGCCCCTGGTGGTGGCCAGCGCTTCCTTGATTCTTCTGGCCGCCGTCGTGGCCATGACCGTCAGGGACATTAACAGGCAGCGGCATCATATGTCCTATATTTTAAGCGAAAAGGGCGCCGCCATCATTCGCGCCGTGGAGGCGGGCGCCAGAACCGGCCTGATGGGCATGCGCTGGGGCGGGAACCAGGTTCAGACCTTGTTGGAGGAAGCGGCGGGGCATCCCGACATTTTATATATAGGAATTGTGGACAAGGATGGAAAGATTTTGGCTCACAGCAATTCCTCCAAAATTGGACAAACTGTGCCCAACCGTTTTTCCCGCGACGCATTGAAAACCACAACCAGCGGGCTTTGGCGCATCGTGGGGGTGGAAAAAAAGGTCAAAGCCTTTGAGGTGTATCGGGCCTTTTGCCCTTTGGCCGGGCAGGGAAAAATACGGGGCCGGGGCATGACCATGCATGTGGATCCGAATACGGGCCAGGCCCGGATGGACTGGTGCTTTTCCTCCAAGGGCGATTCCAGCGACCAGATAATCTTTGTGGGCCTGAATATGGCGCCCTTTGAAAACGAGCGCAGCGTCGATATGCGCAACACCCTGCTCATGGCCGGGCTCATATGCCTTATGGGGCTGGGCGGCTTTCTCGCCTTGTATTGGGCGCAAAGCTATCAGGTGGCCAGGCGGATGCTGCAGGATACCAGCGCGTTCGCCAAGGAGGTGGTGACCAGCCTTCCTGTGGGCCTTATCGCCATGGACGCCGCGGGCCGGGTGGCTTTTTTCAATCATTCCGCTGAGATCATCACCGGCTTGTCTCGCATGAAAACCCTTGGCCGGGACGCAAAAAAGATTTTTTCGGAGCACATGGAAGGTCTTGTGTATCTTTTGGAGCCAGGGATTTCCGTGACCGAGCAGGAGATCGAATGCGAGATTAAGGGCAAAGGCGTTTTTCCCCTGAGCGTCAGTTCTTCGGACATCCTGGGCGAGCAGGGCCATTACGTCAGCAGGATCGTGATTCTGAGGGACTTGCGGGAGGTCCGGGACCTCCAGGAGCAGGTGCGCCGGCAGGAGAAGCTCTCGGCCATCGGCGAGCTTGCTGCAGGCGTGGCGCACGAGATCCGCAATCCTCTCAGTTCCATCAAGGGATTGGCCACCTATTTCAGTCAGAAATTCGACAAAGGCTCCGATGATGAGGAAATCGCCCAGGGCATGGCCCGGGAGGTGGATCGCCTCAACCGCGTGGTCAGCCAGTTGCTGGATTTCGCCCGGCCTTCGGACTTGACTTTGCGGCCCATGGATATCAATGAGTTGATACCCCATTCCCTGAAACTGGTGAAGCAGGACGCTCTGACCAGGAATATCAACATCATCAGCCAGCCTGGCGGAAAACCCGCCTTTGCCATGGCCGACGCAGACCGTCTGACCCAATGTCTGCTTAACTTGTACCTGAATGCCATGGCCGCCATGAATAAGGGCGGCGTATTGACCGTGCGCACCGCCGTGGAGGACTCCGGCGACGTCCGCGTGGAAGTGGAGGATACGGGAAAAGGCATTCCTTCCCAGGATCTTAACCGGATTTTCGACCCCTATTACACGACCAAGGCCTCCGGCACCGGCCTGGGCCTTGCCATCGTGCACAAAATCCTGGAAGGCCATCACGCGCGCATCAAAGTGGAAAGCAGACCAGGCCAGGGAACCCTGGTCTCCATGTTTATTCCCGGAGCAAAAAACGCCCAGGATCCGAAGGCGAAATCAGGGCAGAAATAA
- a CDS encoding zinc-resistance associated protein: MKKLATGVVTLVMVGLLAGSALAWECWGGGRGYGANYNNYNAESLEARNKFLSETADLRKDLAAKRTQLDAVMSSANPDAEAAGKISREIFDIKEQLRVKADAAGIAGPLAGNGYGCKGQGRRGGGNCWR, encoded by the coding sequence ATGAAGAAGTTAGCAACCGGAGTCGTAACATTGGTCATGGTCGGCCTGTTGGCCGGATCAGCCCTGGCCTGGGAATGCTGGGGCGGCGGCCGCGGCTATGGGGCCAACTACAACAACTACAATGCCGAGAGCCTGGAGGCCCGCAACAAATTCCTAAGCGAAACAGCGGACCTTCGCAAGGACCTGGCTGCCAAACGCACCCAACTGGATGCGGTTATGTCCAGCGCCAATCCGGACGCCGAAGCAGCGGGCAAGATTTCGCGAGAAATATTTGACATCAAAGAGCAGCTCCGCGTTAAAGCGGACGCAGCCGGAATCGCCGGTCCTCTTGCGGGTAATGGCTACGGCTGCAAAGGCCAGGGAAGGCGCGGCGGCGGAAATTGCTGGCGATAG